In one window of Paenarthrobacter nicotinovorans DNA:
- a CDS encoding PEP/pyruvate-binding domain-containing protein has protein sequence MPVFTLQLTDIRGPMLPEVGGKAANLGELAAAGLPVPPGFCLTTDAYRRALSSSGLDDICAALESTSTVDLTGLNRLAGRARSLVLDAGVPADIAEAVRSAYDALGSNVPVAVRSSATAEDLPFASFAGQQDTFLNVVGADSVLDAVSRCWASLWTDRAVTYRATNGIEHAGAALAVVVQEMVDSTAAGVMFTANPVTGKRHETVIDASPGLGEAVVSGAVNPDQYVVDMAGGAIVKRTLGDRRVEIHAVPGGGTQRTQRSLNESPGDPEGARDAAVQPCLSDRQIKELAELGRLVERHYGAPQDTEWAMDPNGKLWLTQARPITTLYPQTTRTPQVPGIHAFLNFSLAQGLTRPLTPMGLAGIRLIASCVGKTAGFAVPDPRSGPSPYYEAGQRIFFDLTPVLRSRIGRKIVPRVFDVMEARSAMLIRSLFDDARFSVTIKTPLKLIRHVAPVAAKYRVPESLLRGLFRPEAALERVERHSSDLRKAIAVPGEATAHQRVAHVQRILGSELFATVPQILPLPALGFALLALVGRILGDQASYAELQTVIRGLPNNVTTEMDLALWQLASQIREDDDAAASMAGQTAEALLERYRDEGLPAIAQSGLDGFLRAYGHRAVAEIDLGMPRWGDDPTHILGVLANYLRLQPGAGAPDEQFRRAAEEAEEQVAKFIARARAISPLHAVVVRAALDRTRRFAGLRELPKYNLVLGLAVARQQLLLVGNELAASHRIERPEDIFFLDLDRVENALAGQDFGEEIAQYRAAYEHELRRRHIPRVLLSDGTEPEATAAGDADPRPGTLSGSPASTGQVSAPARVIMDPVGAHLEPGEILVAPSTDPGWTPLFLTAGGLVMEMGGPNSHGAVVAREYGIPAVVGVPDATIRLRTGQRITVDGSAGTVSTEDPDG, from the coding sequence ATGCCGGTGTTCACGCTGCAGCTCACGGATATTCGTGGACCCATGCTTCCCGAGGTGGGCGGCAAAGCAGCGAACCTCGGCGAGCTTGCAGCCGCCGGCCTACCCGTGCCGCCAGGCTTTTGCCTGACCACGGATGCTTATCGGCGTGCGCTGTCATCGAGCGGCCTGGATGACATTTGTGCGGCCCTGGAATCGACAAGCACGGTTGACCTTACAGGGCTGAACCGGTTGGCCGGGCGGGCCCGTTCCCTGGTCCTCGACGCCGGGGTCCCGGCCGACATCGCTGAAGCAGTGCGGTCCGCCTATGACGCCCTGGGCAGCAACGTCCCTGTCGCGGTCAGGTCCTCGGCAACAGCCGAAGACCTTCCCTTCGCGAGTTTCGCCGGCCAACAGGACACTTTCCTGAACGTGGTGGGCGCGGACTCTGTCCTGGATGCCGTGAGCCGCTGCTGGGCTTCCTTGTGGACTGACAGGGCGGTGACGTACCGGGCTACCAACGGCATTGAGCATGCTGGTGCCGCCCTGGCTGTCGTTGTCCAGGAGATGGTCGATTCGACGGCTGCCGGTGTTATGTTCACGGCCAATCCCGTGACGGGCAAGAGGCACGAGACAGTGATCGACGCGAGCCCCGGTCTGGGGGAGGCCGTGGTATCCGGCGCCGTGAATCCGGATCAGTACGTTGTTGATATGGCCGGCGGTGCCATTGTGAAACGCACCCTGGGGGACCGGCGGGTGGAGATCCATGCCGTGCCGGGCGGCGGCACGCAACGGACCCAACGGTCCCTCAACGAAAGTCCGGGGGACCCGGAAGGCGCCCGGGATGCAGCTGTTCAACCGTGTCTCAGTGACCGGCAGATCAAGGAGCTGGCCGAACTTGGCCGCTTGGTGGAGAGACACTATGGAGCTCCACAGGACACCGAGTGGGCCATGGATCCCAACGGAAAACTGTGGCTGACCCAGGCCAGGCCCATCACCACCCTTTACCCGCAAACCACCCGCACCCCACAGGTCCCTGGCATCCACGCCTTTCTGAATTTCAGCCTCGCGCAGGGCCTCACACGGCCACTGACGCCCATGGGTTTGGCCGGGATTCGCCTCATAGCCTCCTGTGTAGGCAAAACGGCGGGCTTTGCCGTCCCGGATCCCCGGTCAGGACCCTCGCCCTATTACGAGGCCGGCCAGCGCATCTTCTTTGATCTCACCCCGGTATTGCGGAGCCGGATCGGGCGGAAGATCGTGCCCCGGGTCTTCGATGTCATGGAAGCCCGGTCCGCCATGCTGATACGGAGTTTGTTCGATGACGCCCGCTTTTCGGTGACCATCAAAACGCCGCTGAAACTCATCCGCCACGTGGCTCCAGTTGCTGCAAAATACCGCGTCCCCGAATCGTTGCTCCGGGGTCTGTTCCGTCCGGAGGCGGCCTTGGAACGGGTAGAGCGCCACAGTTCTGACCTCCGCAAAGCCATAGCCGTCCCCGGGGAAGCCACCGCCCATCAACGGGTAGCCCACGTGCAAAGAATCCTGGGTTCGGAGCTCTTCGCCACCGTCCCGCAAATCCTGCCATTGCCGGCGCTCGGCTTTGCCCTGCTGGCGCTCGTAGGCCGGATACTCGGCGACCAGGCATCCTACGCTGAACTGCAGACCGTGATCCGCGGGCTGCCCAACAACGTCACCACTGAAATGGACCTGGCCCTGTGGCAGCTCGCCTCGCAGATCAGGGAAGATGACGACGCCGCTGCCTCCATGGCTGGCCAAACGGCGGAAGCGCTGCTGGAACGGTACAGGGACGAGGGGTTGCCTGCCATTGCACAATCCGGCCTCGATGGGTTCCTGCGCGCCTACGGGCACCGGGCCGTGGCTGAAATCGACCTTGGCATGCCCCGGTGGGGAGACGATCCCACCCACATTCTTGGCGTCCTGGCCAATTATCTGAGACTGCAGCCCGGTGCGGGGGCTCCCGACGAGCAGTTCCGCAGGGCAGCTGAAGAGGCCGAAGAACAGGTGGCGAAGTTCATCGCCCGGGCCCGGGCCATCAGTCCGCTCCACGCAGTGGTGGTCCGCGCAGCGCTGGACCGAACGCGCAGGTTCGCTGGTCTGCGCGAGTTGCCCAAATACAACCTCGTGCTGGGCCTCGCCGTGGCCCGGCAACAACTGCTTTTGGTGGGAAACGAACTGGCAGCATCACATCGGATCGAGCGCCCGGAGGACATCTTCTTCCTGGATCTGGACAGGGTGGAAAATGCGCTTGCGGGGCAGGATTTCGGCGAGGAAATTGCACAATACAGGGCGGCCTACGAACACGAACTCCGGCGCAGGCACATTCCCCGGGTGCTGCTCTCAGACGGCACGGAGCCGGAAGCGACGGCTGCGGGCGATGCCGATCCGCGCCCGGGAACATTGTCCGGCAGCCCGGCGTCGACGGGTCAGGTGAGCGCGCCTGCGCGCGTCATCATGGACCCGGTCGGGGCACATCTGGAGCCGGGTGAGATCCTCGTGGCTCCGTCCACGGATCCCGGGTGGACCCCGCTGTTCCTCACAGCGGGAGGCCTGGTCATGGAGATGGGCGGGCCAAACTCGCACGGCGCCGTGGTGGCACGCGAGTACGGGATCCCTGCGGTCGTCGGCGTCCCGGACGCAACCATCCGGCTACGTACGGGCCAGCGCATCACCGTGGACGGTTCAGCGGGGACAGTCAGTACGGAAGACCCGGACGGCTGA
- a CDS encoding cation diffusion facilitator family transporter, with amino-acid sequence MGHDHNHSHGVTATGKHRKRLIAVLGITLGVVGIQVVGAVVSGSLALLADAGHMLSDAAGVFIALMAAWIATRPASDLRTYGYQRAEVLAALANALILIVIAVVIMIEAIRRFGEATEIQTGVMLWAAVLGAVANLVSLLILQGAQKESLNVRGAYLEVLGDLLGSIAVIVAAIVIMTTGFSAADPIASVLIALMIIPRAWHLLRDVVDVLLEATPKGVDVNMIREHIMAVDGVVEAHDIHIWTITSGVPVFSAHVVVQDEVLNATGADSILDQLGSCLGRHFDTEHCTFQLEPVSHSEHESHQHA; translated from the coding sequence ATGGGGCATGATCACAACCACTCGCACGGCGTTACCGCAACCGGAAAGCACCGCAAACGCCTGATCGCCGTCCTGGGCATCACCTTGGGCGTCGTGGGCATCCAAGTGGTCGGTGCCGTCGTTTCCGGTTCCCTGGCGCTGCTGGCGGATGCCGGGCACATGCTCTCCGACGCTGCAGGTGTCTTCATTGCGCTCATGGCCGCATGGATTGCCACCCGCCCGGCCAGCGATCTGCGGACCTACGGATACCAGCGCGCAGAGGTTTTGGCTGCCTTGGCCAACGCTCTGATCCTCATTGTGATCGCCGTAGTGATCATGATCGAAGCGATCCGTCGGTTCGGCGAAGCCACCGAAATCCAGACCGGCGTAATGCTGTGGGCTGCAGTCCTGGGCGCCGTCGCCAACCTGGTTTCCCTCCTCATCCTGCAGGGAGCGCAAAAGGAAAGCCTCAACGTCCGCGGCGCCTACCTTGAGGTGCTGGGCGACCTCCTGGGCTCCATCGCGGTCATCGTGGCAGCAATCGTGATCATGACCACCGGGTTCTCGGCTGCCGACCCCATCGCCTCGGTCCTCATCGCCCTGATGATCATTCCCCGTGCATGGCATCTGCTCCGCGACGTGGTGGACGTACTTCTTGAAGCCACCCCCAAGGGCGTGGACGTGAACATGATCCGCGAGCACATCATGGCCGTGGACGGTGTGGTGGAAGCACACGACATCCACATCTGGACCATCACTTCCGGCGTACCGGTGTTCTCCGCCCACGTGGTGGTGCAGGACGAGGTGCTCAATGCCACTGGCGCGGACAGCATCCTGGACCAGCTGGGCTCCTGCCTTGGCCGGCACTTCGACACCGAGCACTGCACGTTCCAACTGGAGCCCGTCAGCCATTCCGAGCACGAATCGCACCAGCACGCCTGA
- a CDS encoding metallopeptidase family protein: protein MPANLPPGLPIVPDGERPSSPLPERDAPHRLPFQMSPEEFEEAVSDALQLIPAKAAHAMDNVAIFIEDDYTPQPGEDPGTVLLGLYEGVPLTERDSWWDAGSLPDRITIFRQPILDICGSRQEVIDEVAITVVHEIAHHFGIDDDRLHELGWG, encoded by the coding sequence ATGCCCGCGAATCTTCCTCCCGGACTTCCCATCGTTCCCGACGGCGAGCGTCCCTCTTCGCCGCTGCCGGAGCGGGACGCGCCGCACAGGCTGCCCTTCCAAATGTCACCCGAGGAGTTTGAAGAAGCCGTCAGCGACGCCCTGCAGCTGATCCCGGCCAAAGCCGCCCATGCCATGGACAACGTGGCAATTTTCATTGAGGACGACTACACCCCGCAGCCGGGGGAAGACCCGGGCACAGTGTTGTTGGGACTGTACGAGGGCGTGCCGCTGACGGAACGGGATTCCTGGTGGGATGCGGGCTCCCTGCCGGACCGCATCACAATCTTCCGCCAGCCCATCCTGGATATCTGCGGCAGCCGCCAGGAAGTCATCGATGAGGTTGCCATCACCGTGGTTCACGAGATCGCACACCACTTCGGGATAGATGACGATCGCTTGCACGAGCTCGGCTGGGGCTAG
- a CDS encoding carbohydrate kinase family protein: protein MTSTASPMSEPLDVVVVGEALIDIVQSPDGQAEYPGGSPTNVAYGLGRLDVKAGLLTAIGRDPRGDAIAAHLQSAGVVLLPGSQSMGKTATATARIAADGSAAYTFDIEWALAPLALPYAPRILHTGSIATFLEPGAGVVRSLLEQAQGGCMVTYDPNIRTDLLGSHHEALALFEEIVPLTDVVRMSASDAHWLYPGKALEDIASHLLTLGTTLAVMTEGAKGSLMATRHFQLRVRAVPSTVADTIGAGDSYMSALIMGLLLRGSDGLAPTVLERIGSIASMAAAITVGRPGANPPTHRELLAEMAR, encoded by the coding sequence ATGACTTCCACCGCTTCCCCCATGTCTGAACCCCTCGACGTCGTCGTTGTGGGCGAGGCGCTGATCGACATCGTGCAGTCGCCCGACGGCCAGGCCGAATACCCCGGCGGTTCGCCGACCAACGTTGCTTACGGGTTGGGCCGGCTGGATGTGAAAGCCGGACTTTTGACGGCGATCGGCCGGGACCCCCGGGGCGACGCCATCGCAGCGCACCTCCAGAGCGCGGGAGTGGTGCTGCTGCCCGGGTCCCAGTCCATGGGAAAGACCGCGACGGCGACAGCCAGGATCGCTGCAGACGGTTCGGCCGCTTACACCTTCGACATTGAGTGGGCCCTGGCCCCCTTGGCGCTGCCGTATGCGCCGCGCATCCTGCACACCGGTTCCATTGCTACGTTCCTTGAGCCCGGCGCCGGAGTGGTCCGGAGCTTGTTGGAGCAGGCGCAGGGAGGCTGCATGGTCACCTACGATCCCAACATCCGCACTGATCTCCTGGGCAGCCATCACGAAGCACTTGCCCTCTTTGAGGAAATTGTGCCGCTGACGGATGTCGTGAGGATGAGTGCCTCGGACGCCCACTGGCTCTACCCGGGCAAGGCACTGGAGGATATCGCGAGCCATCTTCTGACGCTGGGTACCACCCTGGCGGTCATGACCGAGGGTGCGAAGGGCTCATTGATGGCCACGCGCCACTTTCAGCTCCGGGTCCGCGCCGTGCCGTCCACCGTGGCGGACACCATTGGCGCGGGCGATTCCTACATGTCGGCGCTCATCATGGGCCTTTTGTTGCGTGGCAGCGACGGGCTGGCGCCAACCGTGCTGGAGCGGATCGGCAGCATCGCGTCGATGGCAGCCGCCATCACTGTCGGGCGTCCGGGGGCCAACCCGCCCACGCACCGTGAACTCCTGGCAGAGATGGCCCGCTAG
- a CDS encoding DMT family transporter codes for MTTTSPAEPGQPSPSLPPRTTPAPGAAISKLGIAAVIVTVVLWASAFVGIRAVGPSFSPGSLTLGRLAVAAVVLGIVVLPTLKVWPKGREWLPIVAYGVMWFGGYNVALNAAEHMLDAGTSAMLINVSPILIAILAGIFLKEGFPRWLLIGSGVAFCGVAMIALGSGQRSTADVAGVLLCLLAAVLASVSAILQKPVLRKFSAGQATWFGIMVGALCCLPWAGQLVTEIQAAPLPATLGLVYLGIFPTAIAFTTWAYALSLISAGKLAATTYLVPGTTILISWAVLQEVPTIWGLIGGVVCLVGVGLTRRRTS; via the coding sequence ATGACAACCACTTCCCCGGCCGAACCCGGCCAGCCATCCCCGAGCCTGCCCCCGCGCACCACCCCCGCGCCGGGAGCGGCCATCAGCAAACTGGGCATCGCTGCGGTCATCGTTACCGTTGTCCTGTGGGCATCCGCGTTCGTGGGCATCCGGGCGGTCGGCCCCAGCTTCTCCCCCGGGTCGTTGACGCTCGGGCGTTTGGCGGTTGCCGCCGTCGTTCTTGGCATTGTGGTGCTGCCGACGCTGAAGGTCTGGCCGAAAGGCCGGGAGTGGCTTCCGATCGTGGCCTACGGGGTGATGTGGTTCGGCGGCTACAACGTCGCCCTGAACGCCGCGGAACACATGCTCGACGCCGGCACCAGCGCCATGCTGATCAACGTCTCGCCCATCCTCATCGCCATCCTGGCGGGAATCTTCCTCAAGGAGGGCTTCCCGCGGTGGCTGCTGATCGGCAGCGGGGTGGCTTTCTGCGGTGTGGCGATGATCGCCTTGGGTTCGGGGCAACGTTCGACGGCGGATGTCGCCGGAGTGCTGTTGTGCCTCCTCGCTGCTGTGCTCGCCTCAGTGAGCGCAATCCTGCAAAAGCCCGTGCTCCGGAAATTCTCAGCAGGCCAGGCAACGTGGTTCGGCATCATGGTCGGAGCGCTTTGCTGCCTGCCGTGGGCAGGTCAGTTGGTGACCGAAATCCAGGCAGCGCCTCTTCCGGCCACGCTCGGCCTGGTGTACTTGGGCATCTTCCCCACCGCCATCGCCTTCACCACGTGGGCGTACGCCCTGTCGCTGATCTCGGCCGGCAAACTGGCTGCCACGACATACCTGGTGCCGGGAACAACGATCCTGATCTCCTGGGCCGTCCTTCAGGAAGTACCAACCATCTGGGGCCTGATCGGTGGAGTGGTGTGCCTGGTGGGCGTTGGGCTCACGCGGCGTCGGACCAGCTGA
- a CDS encoding DUF6318 family protein: protein MPRLTYAALLPLRARTAAIVVVAAVLLSGCQGGSPTAGNSETHTTTASPTSSVSSPVASAAPPSSGAYKPADAKGKAQNVPVPVMPELAKENSKAGLEAFIRYWYATYSYATETGDLGPWLQTTDTSNTLAAAYKRALEGNHSDGRWMVGGQISVPAVDIIWTAGASTQEARAQVIQEEIHYLNPDGTEGRESTPASNIAEAVFLEFRSGTWRVINNGLIVG from the coding sequence ATGCCACGCCTTACGTATGCCGCTTTGTTGCCTCTCCGTGCGCGAACGGCGGCAATCGTCGTTGTTGCAGCGGTGCTTCTCAGCGGCTGCCAGGGCGGGTCACCCACTGCGGGCAACTCGGAAACACACACGACGACGGCGTCGCCCACCTCAAGTGTTTCGTCGCCTGTTGCTTCGGCTGCTCCGCCTTCGTCGGGTGCGTACAAGCCGGCGGATGCGAAGGGGAAAGCGCAGAACGTGCCGGTGCCTGTGATGCCCGAGTTGGCGAAGGAGAACTCCAAGGCGGGGCTGGAGGCGTTTATTCGGTATTGGTACGCGACGTACTCTTATGCCACTGAGACCGGTGACCTGGGTCCATGGCTACAGACCACCGATACCTCCAACACGCTCGCAGCCGCTTATAAGAGAGCTCTTGAGGGCAACCACTCGGACGGAAGATGGATGGTTGGCGGGCAAATTTCCGTTCCAGCCGTCGACATCATCTGGACCGCAGGGGCAAGTACCCAAGAGGCCAGAGCCCAGGTCATTCAAGAAGAAATTCACTACCTCAACCCCGACGGCACTGAGGGCAGGGAATCTACACCGGCATCGAACATCGCCGAGGCGGTTTTTCTGGAATTCAGGAGTGGTACGTGGAGAGTCATTAACAACGGCTTGATTGTTGGTTGA
- a CDS encoding Asp23/Gls24 family envelope stress response protein, with amino-acid sequence MEVQNVQPDPVPGGEIPGTGRTIISEAAVAKVAGVAARTVPGVYSLGSGPSRALGAIRDAVGSSDHAAGVRAEVGETQVAVDITLVALYGHPLHGVANQVRAAVYRAVEELVGLQVIEVNIEITDVFIAPPAKQPGAKTVVVEREALQ; translated from the coding sequence ATGGAAGTCCAGAACGTGCAGCCGGATCCTGTGCCTGGGGGCGAGATTCCCGGTACCGGACGCACCATCATCTCCGAGGCCGCGGTGGCGAAGGTGGCAGGTGTCGCCGCCCGCACAGTGCCCGGTGTCTACTCTCTTGGTTCAGGTCCTTCCCGCGCTCTTGGCGCGATCCGTGACGCTGTCGGCAGTTCAGACCACGCAGCGGGCGTCCGCGCCGAGGTGGGCGAAACCCAAGTGGCAGTGGACATCACCTTGGTTGCCCTCTACGGCCATCCTTTGCATGGCGTCGCCAATCAGGTCCGGGCGGCGGTGTACCGCGCTGTCGAAGAACTGGTTGGCCTTCAGGTGATCGAAGTGAACATAGAGATTACCGACGTTTTCATCGCGCCGCCGGCAAAACAGCCCGGGGCCAAGACCGTCGTGGTGGAAAGGGAGGCACTCCAGTGA
- a CDS encoding DUF2273 domain-containing protein, which yields MSMTVVGIAIGAFVAFMSFSFGLWGFLISLLFMGIGALLGRAAEGKLDLRSVLDAITGRRSSS from the coding sequence GTGAGCATGACCGTAGTGGGAATCGCGATCGGAGCCTTCGTGGCGTTCATGTCGTTCTCGTTCGGGCTGTGGGGTTTCCTCATCTCACTGCTTTTCATGGGAATCGGAGCGTTGTTGGGGCGGGCCGCCGAAGGGAAACTGGATCTTAGAAGTGTCCTTGACGCCATTACGGGCCGGCGCTCTTCGTCATGA
- a CDS encoding DUF6286 domain-containing protein, whose amino-acid sequence MTQDQETGKFMAVGLDNDAAPVAGEDPAMSRILRRETHSSRAGAAVIAAVLVIILCVYALLEAGVRAVGQPPWLVDPTTAAERIIALPEGISPLLLGASGAVVAMVGLFFLLHAVLPGRRARHLLRDPRTAVVVDDEVLASALARRARMAANVTQEQVMVVVSRQTVVVNVRPTSGSRVSHDAVLAAVQAELEEMSPVPMPTVRVNLASSGVIGA is encoded by the coding sequence ATGACACAGGACCAGGAAACCGGGAAGTTCATGGCCGTGGGCCTGGACAACGACGCCGCGCCGGTGGCGGGGGAGGACCCGGCGATGAGCCGTATCCTCCGTCGCGAGACCCATTCATCACGGGCCGGCGCCGCCGTCATTGCTGCGGTGCTCGTCATTATTCTCTGCGTATACGCGTTGCTGGAAGCCGGAGTCCGTGCGGTCGGCCAGCCTCCTTGGTTGGTTGATCCCACCACTGCTGCCGAACGCATCATCGCCCTACCTGAGGGCATTTCACCCCTCCTGCTGGGAGCGAGCGGTGCCGTGGTCGCCATGGTGGGGCTGTTCTTCCTGCTCCACGCAGTGCTGCCTGGCAGGCGGGCCCGCCATCTGCTCCGGGACCCGCGGACCGCCGTCGTGGTTGACGACGAAGTCCTGGCCTCCGCACTTGCCCGTCGTGCCCGGATGGCAGCGAACGTTACCCAGGAGCAGGTGATGGTGGTGGTTTCCCGACAGACAGTGGTGGTCAATGTGCGGCCAACATCCGGGAGCCGCGTGAGCCACGACGCCGTACTCGCGGCTGTGCAGGCTGAACTTGAGGAGATGTCGCCGGTTCCCATGCCCACGGTCCGGGTCAACCTGGCGTCGTCGGGGGTGATTGGGGCGTGA
- a CDS encoding DNA alkylation repair protein, which produces MAPESSLDAVLAELAALEDPRAREVNEKHGDDHGVNLSKLRAVAKRLKIQQDLSRELWSTGDTAARLLSLLICRPKDFGKNELDAMLREAKRPKVHDWFVNYVVKKSPFAEDLRVAWFADPDPVVSSAGWALTAERVVKRPEGLDLGKLLDIIEAEMKDAPDRLQWAMNNCLAQIGIEHPEYRPRALDIGERLEVLKDYPTPPNCTSPFAPAWINEMVRRQAGN; this is translated from the coding sequence ATGGCGCCCGAATCTTCCCTGGACGCGGTCCTGGCGGAGCTTGCCGCCTTGGAGGATCCCCGGGCCCGCGAGGTCAATGAGAAGCACGGCGACGATCACGGGGTGAATCTCAGCAAGCTTCGTGCTGTAGCCAAGAGGCTCAAAATCCAGCAGGATCTGTCCCGCGAACTGTGGTCCACGGGCGACACCGCTGCGCGTCTTCTGTCACTTCTGATCTGCCGTCCCAAGGACTTCGGAAAGAACGAACTCGACGCCATGCTCCGGGAAGCCAAGCGACCCAAAGTACATGACTGGTTCGTCAATTACGTCGTCAAGAAAAGCCCGTTTGCTGAGGATTTGAGGGTGGCATGGTTTGCCGACCCTGATCCTGTGGTGTCCAGTGCTGGCTGGGCACTGACCGCCGAGCGTGTGGTCAAACGCCCCGAAGGCCTGGACCTCGGAAAACTGCTGGACATTATCGAAGCAGAAATGAAGGACGCCCCGGACCGCCTGCAGTGGGCAATGAATAACTGTCTGGCGCAAATTGGGATTGAACACCCGGAGTACCGTCCGCGTGCCCTGGACATCGGCGAGCGGTTGGAAGTGCTGAAGGACTATCCAACGCCACCCAACTGCACTTCTCCGTTCGCCCCGGCCTGGATCAATGAAATGGTCAGGCGCCAAGCCGGAAACTAA
- a CDS encoding DsbA family protein has protein sequence MTHSKTLPQPMDKAKKVRVFIWVLLAVLVAVGVIWYTVFTLNKPAPTEPTPAAEAQVVRDDSHRVTSPAVEKAQLVEFLDFECEACLAAQPVVEELKKEFGDRVTFVHRYFPLPAHRNSATAALAVEAAAQQGKYEQMYAKMFETQAQWGEKTESQAPLFRTFAGELGLDLSAYDAAVADDKTKERIKKDIADGTTLGVKGTPTFFLNGEMLTLDTEAQFRQLVADAVK, from the coding sequence ATGACGCACAGCAAAACACTGCCCCAGCCCATGGACAAGGCAAAGAAGGTCCGCGTATTCATCTGGGTCCTGCTGGCTGTCCTCGTCGCCGTTGGAGTGATCTGGTACACCGTATTTACGCTGAACAAACCCGCTCCGACAGAACCTACGCCTGCTGCTGAAGCCCAAGTGGTCCGTGACGACAGCCATCGAGTCACCTCCCCGGCTGTCGAAAAGGCACAACTGGTGGAGTTCCTGGACTTCGAGTGCGAAGCCTGCCTCGCCGCGCAGCCGGTGGTCGAGGAACTGAAGAAGGAATTCGGAGACCGCGTCACCTTCGTCCACCGCTACTTCCCATTGCCGGCACACCGCAATTCGGCCACGGCAGCCCTCGCTGTAGAAGCAGCCGCCCAACAGGGCAAATATGAGCAAATGTACGCAAAAATGTTCGAAACCCAGGCGCAGTGGGGCGAGAAGACGGAGTCCCAAGCACCCCTGTTCCGCACATTCGCCGGGGAACTGGGCCTCGATCTGAGTGCCTACGACGCTGCTGTGGCGGACGACAAGACCAAGGAACGGATCAAGAAGGACATCGCGGACGGTACAACCCTGGGAGTGAAAGGAACACCGACGTTCTTCCTCAACGGTGAGATGCTCACCCTGGACACCGAGGCACAATTCCGTCAGCTCGTAGCCGATGCCGTGAAATAG
- a CDS encoding cation diffusion facilitator family transporter: MSGHDHASEATVRRSKLITVFAITFTVMIAEIIGSALTGSLALLADAGHMFTDSAGLLIALVAASLAMKPATLKRTWGYKRAEIIAAAGQAALLLAVGGFVIVEGIRRLFEPPEIGGSTMLWFGVIGLAGNAVGLIILASGRNHNFNMKAAFLEVLNDALGSVAVITAAIVIAVTGWLQADAVVSLIIGVLIIPRTLKLLRDTVNVLMESTPEGLDLAKVRDHILALPHVIDVHDLHASLVASGTPVLSAHVAVEDSCMTDGHAAGILAQLQACLAQDFDISVEHSTFQIEPASHRDQESIHH; this comes from the coding sequence ATGAGCGGTCACGATCACGCTTCCGAAGCGACTGTTCGGCGCAGCAAACTCATCACGGTCTTCGCCATCACCTTCACTGTGATGATTGCCGAAATCATCGGCTCCGCACTTACCGGGAGCCTGGCGCTGCTGGCGGATGCCGGGCACATGTTCACCGATTCCGCCGGGCTGTTGATAGCGCTCGTCGCCGCGTCGCTGGCCATGAAGCCCGCCACGCTGAAACGGACCTGGGGCTATAAGCGCGCCGAGATCATCGCCGCGGCCGGACAGGCGGCATTGCTGCTCGCCGTCGGCGGCTTCGTCATCGTCGAGGGCATCCGCAGGCTCTTCGAACCACCCGAAATCGGCGGGTCCACGATGCTCTGGTTCGGCGTCATCGGCCTGGCCGGCAACGCCGTAGGCCTGATAATTCTGGCCTCCGGCCGGAACCACAACTTCAACATGAAGGCCGCCTTTCTTGAGGTCCTCAACGACGCCCTCGGATCGGTAGCGGTCATCACGGCGGCCATCGTCATAGCCGTCACCGGCTGGCTTCAGGCCGACGCCGTCGTGTCCTTGATCATCGGCGTCCTGATCATCCCGCGGACCCTGAAGCTGCTCCGCGACACCGTGAACGTGCTGATGGAATCCACTCCCGAAGGACTGGACCTGGCCAAGGTGCGCGACCACATCCTGGCTCTCCCGCACGTCATCGATGTTCACGACCTTCATGCTTCGCTTGTGGCCTCCGGAACTCCGGTGCTCTCGGCGCACGTTGCAGTGGAAGACAGCTGTATGACCGACGGCCACGCGGCCGGCATCCTCGCTCAGCTGCAGGCATGCCTCGCCCAGGACTTCGACATCAGCGTCGAACATTCCACCTTCCAGATCGAACCAGCATCCCACCGCGACCAGGAAAGCATCCACCACTGA